The following proteins come from a genomic window of Denitromonas sp.:
- a CDS encoding adenine phosphoribosyltransferase — MQSAADLLRQRIRTVPDWPQPGVQFRDITPVLQDPASFRLLVQTLVVRYMPRGIDVVAGIDARGFILGAVVAHELNVGFVPVRKKGKLPFNTVSEEYELEYGSATVELHTDAVKAGDRVLLIDDLIATGGTMMAAKKLIERLGGSIVEGAAIVDLPELGGSELLRAAGLELFTLVDYAGH; from the coding sequence ATGCAAAGCGCCGCCGACCTCCTCCGCCAACGCATCCGCACCGTGCCCGACTGGCCACAGCCGGGCGTGCAGTTTCGCGACATCACCCCCGTGCTGCAGGACCCGGCCAGCTTCCGCCTGCTGGTGCAGACCCTGGTGGTGCGCTACATGCCACGCGGCATCGACGTGGTCGCCGGCATCGACGCGCGCGGCTTCATCCTCGGCGCGGTGGTGGCCCACGAACTGAACGTCGGCTTCGTGCCGGTGCGCAAAAAGGGCAAGCTGCCCTTCAACACCGTGTCGGAAGAATACGAGCTGGAATACGGCTCGGCCACCGTCGAACTGCACACCGACGCCGTCAAGGCCGGCGACCGGGTGCTGCTCATCGACGACCTGATCGCCACCGGCGGCACCATGATGGCCGCCAAAAAACTCATCGAGCGCCTCGGCGGCAGCATCGTCGAAGGCGCCGCCATCGTCGACCTGCCCGAACTCGGCGGCTCCGAGCTGCTGCGCGCCGCCGGCCTCGAACTCTTTACCCTGGTTGACTACGCCGGCCACTGA
- a CDS encoding hypoxanthine-guanine phosphoribosyltransferase, with the protein MSVDLKEIRRAMDEADCLADNAAVEAALDKMAAEITEPLRNTNPLVFVVMNGGLILAGRLLPRLAFPLEVAYLHATRYGHALQGNLLDWRVRPTQDLRGRTVLVLDDILDEGHTLAAIVDHLKAEGAASVHTAVLVHKEHDRKATPGMRADVTGLDIPDRFLFGCGMDYKGYWRNAPGIYALKGH; encoded by the coding sequence ATGTCTGTTGATCTGAAAGAAATCCGCCGCGCCATGGACGAGGCCGACTGCCTCGCCGACAACGCCGCCGTCGAGGCCGCGCTGGACAAGATGGCTGCCGAAATCACCGAGCCGCTGCGCAACACCAACCCGCTGGTCTTCGTGGTCATGAACGGCGGCCTGATCCTCGCCGGCCGCCTGCTGCCGCGCCTGGCCTTCCCGCTCGAAGTGGCCTACCTGCACGCCACCCGCTATGGCCACGCCCTGCAGGGCAACCTGCTCGACTGGCGGGTGCGCCCCACACAGGATCTGCGCGGGCGCACCGTGCTGGTGCTCGATGACATCCTCGACGAAGGCCACACCCTGGCCGCCATCGTCGACCACCTCAAGGCCGAAGGCGCCGCCTCGGTGCACACCGCCGTGCTGGTGCACAAGGAGCACGACCGCAAGGCCACCCCCGGCATGCGCGCCGACGTCACCGGCCTGGACATCCCCGACCGCTTCCTGTTTGGCTGCGGCATGGACTACAAGGGCTACTGGCGCAACGCGCCGGGGATCTACGCGCTGAAGGGGCATTGA